The following proteins are encoded in a genomic region of Amphiura filiformis chromosome 11, Afil_fr2py, whole genome shotgun sequence:
- the LOC140165095 gene encoding uncharacterized protein: METDIAFYARLEFHEQLGEGAFGTVNRVTFKKPYKGYNEAAAKNIRKLRREEVDIMRKLNHPHIVKFIALYSNGPINIILLEYAHNGSLYDYLSDHAKPLPSSLQRKWARQAALAIKYLHKCKCLHRDIKPSNCLLFKNNTLKLCDFGLAREFDHPYVLSSGKGTYQYMAPEIINTNNNNQATFSTYTDIYAYGMLLLAIYTRKTPFHGMLYAYVVFQVGSGKLQPDIPEHVPQDLKEVMRKCWQLDPRKRPTIDSMLEGTLHQWTQQKKIQLSNPVLATRIALHPNGNMVISLLKQVHLLDGDGKYKMSLTSPETEGPWSDDIRAVSISPQGDVYIVEWDSHLVRVFSESGIYTHSFSILTEGEDPSTPVRPVGAVIDRDGKLLVSDTERGVITIHTCPGGEIISLINFRLLGRQTKIPASVNSRKHILCFSCNIRSKCSQVVALDYSGNELYSFTPKIDEDVGESWVYAGGMVCDSHDNVFIALHVVAKVHTSHIHKYSPTGTFLECIAKRLYLAHDLYMTQDGSSLVVANFTSILTYGLD; encoded by the exons ATGGAAACCGATATTGCTTTCTACGCAAGACTTGAATTTCATGAGCAACTTGGTGAAGGAGCATTTGGCACAGTAAACCGAGTGACATTTAAGAAACCATATAAAGGGTACAATGAAGCTGCAGCGAAGAATATTCGAAAACTGAGAAGAGAGGAGGTTGATATTATGCGCAAGCTTAACCACCCACATATCGTCAAATTCATTGCTCTATATTCAAATGGTCCAATCAATATCATTCTCCTTGAATACGCACACAATGGGTCGCTATATGACTATCTATCAGACCATGCCAAGCCTCTACCAAGTTCCTTACAGCGTAAGTGGGCAAGACAGGCTGCTCTAGCAATAAAATATCTTCACAAGTGTAAGTGTCTTCATAGGGACATTAAACCAAGCAACTGCCTATTGTTCAAGAACAATACCCTGAAACTGTGCGACTTTGGACTTGCACGAGAATTTGACCATCCGTATGTGCTCTCCAGTGGAAAAGGCACATACCAGTACATGGCACCAGAGATAATCAACACCAATAACAACAACCAAGCCACTTTCTCTACATACACAGACATCTATGCCTATGGAATGTTACTCCTTGCTATATACACCCGCAAAACCCCATTCCATGGTATGCTTTATGCCTATGTTGTCTTTCAAGTCGGAAGTGGAAAGCTGCAGCCAGATATACCAGAGCATGTCCCTCAGGACCTGAAAGAAGTGATGAGAAAATGCTGGCAACTTGACCCAAGGAAACGTCCTACCATTGACAGCATGCTGGAAG GTACACTACATCAATGGACACAGCAAAAGAAGATCCAACTTAGCAATCCAGTGTTAGCTACAAGAATAGCCCTACATCCCAATGGCAATATGGTGATTTCCTTACTCAAGCAGGTTCATCTTCTTGATGGTGATGGCAAGTACAAAATGTCACTGACTTCACCTGAAACAGAAGGGCCATGGTCTGACGATATCAGAGCAGTATCTATCTCACCACAAGGAGATGTGTACATTGTAGAGTGGGATAGCCACCTTGTTAGGGTGTTCAGTGAAAGTGGTATATACACCCACAGTTTTTCTATTTTGACTGAAGGTGAGGATCCCAGTACACCTGTTCGCCCTGTAGGTGCAGTCATTGACAGGGATGGCAAGTTGCTGGTGAGTGACACTGAACGTGGTGTCATTACAATACACACATGTCCTGGTGGTGAGATAATAAGTCTAATCAACTTTAGGTTATTAGGCAGACAAACTAAAATACCAGCTTCTGTGAACAGCAGGAAACACATTCTGTGCTTTTCTTGTAACATACGTTCAAAGTGTAGTCAAGTGGTAGCCTTAGATTACTCAGGAAATGAGTTGTATTCATTCACTCCCAAGATAGATGAAGATGTAGGTGAGTCATGGGTGTATGCTGGTGGTATGGTGTGTGATTCCCATGACAATGTATTCATTGCCTTGCATGTTGTTGCAAAAGTACACACCAGTCACATCCACAAGTACAGTCCCACTGGTACATTCCTTGAATGTATTGCCAAAAGGCTGTACTTGGCCCATGATTTATACATGACACAGGATGGTTCCTCACTAGTTGTTGCCAATTTCACATCAATACTGACATATGGTTTGGACTAG